In the Sandaracinus amylolyticus genome, CGGTCCGGTGCGCAGCGTGGAGCGGCCGCACGCGGACAGTGCGAGCGCTGCGATCGCGAGCGACGAGAGGAGAGCGAGGCGCGTGGAGGACATGATTCGTCTCCGCAGAGAAGAAGAAAGAAGAGCTTGAAGACGGTAGAGGAATCGAAACCGCTCCGCCATATCCCGTCCGACACCGCGTCCCGAACCCCTCGGCGCGGGTGAGCGACGTCACTCTTCGACGCGCACCCGATAGGTCGCGGGCTCCCAGCCCCCGAGCCCGAGGTTCGCGACGCCCCGCACCGTCAGCACGCCGAGCACCACGAGATCGTTGGTGCCTCCGGTCGGCGCGAGCTGATCCGTCGAGAGCGCGCCGACCCAGCGCGTCGCGACGCGGAAGAACACGCCGCCGAACACGCCGTCGGGCAGGAAGAGCGGCACGTCGATGCCGAGGCCGAGCGCGGTCGCGAGCCCCACGTCGTCGTCGAAGGGACCGATCGCGACCCCGAGATCGATGCCGATCGAGTCGACGAAGAGATCGAGCCACGCATCGCCCGACTGCAGGTTCAGGAGGAAGCGCAGCAGGAAGAGCGGGCGCACGTCGACGCCGATCACGACGCGATCGTCGCCCTCGGGCCGCCACTCGGGCGCGATCACGAGGCCGCCGCTGTCGAGCAGTCGCGCGCGCAGCTCGACCGTCGTGGTGCCGGTGATCTCCGGGCCGACGCGATCGTTCACGACCACGCCACCGCCGATGCCGGCGCTGAGCACGAGATCGCCCGAGAGCCGGCCGTACACCGTGTCGCCCCCGTCGGCGTGCGCGATCGCGGGCGCGAAGGAGCAGGCGAGGGCGATCAGCGATGGGAGCACGCGGTGCACGGGGCGCGACTGTAGGCTCCGGATCGGTCGAGATCGAGCGCGCTGCAAAGATGTGCAGGCTCGGTCCGCCGAACGGATTGATTGCGAGGGTGCGCTCGGCCGTCGGAGCACGAGCGCTCTGATAGGCTCGCGCGCGAGGAGATGGCGTCGATGGTCTTCTGTCAGTCGTGCGGTGCCCGCAACACGGACGACGCGCGCTTCTGCAACATGTGCGGCGCGCAGATCGCCGCGCCGGGCGAGCCGGGTGGGCCGATCGGCGCGACGCGCGCGACCACCGGCGCGACGAGCAGTGGGACGAGCACCGCGGCGAGCGCGGGCACCAGCACGACGATGAGCGGGTCGAGGGTCTCGCTCGAGGCGATCGGCGTGCGCTCGGGGCGTCGCACCTGGGGGATCCTGATCGCGGCGGGGCTCGCGCTGTTCGGGCTCGGCGCAGGCGGGATGTTCGTGATGATGCGGCCCGGAGAGCCGCCGCCGGTCGCCGAGGCGCCGGCCGAGACGGACGAGGAGCCGATCGAGATCGGCGAGCCGGTGCCGGCGGGCGAAGAGCTCCCGGACGACATCGACTTCGTGCCCGGCACGCCGCGCGTGACCAAGCAGACGGGCGGCACGACGCGACCGCGCGGCACCACGTCGACGGGCGGCGGAAGCGCATCGACCGGTGGGAGCGCCTCGACTGGCGGTGGATCGACGGGTGGCGGTGGATCGACGGGCGGCGGTGGATCGACGGGCGGCAGTGCATCGACTGGCGGCGGTGGATCGACGGGCGGCGGTGCATCGACGGGCGGCAGTGGATCGACGGGCGGCGGTTCATCGACCGGCGGTGCATCGACGGGCGGCGGTGCATCGGCGGGTGGCGCAACGACGCCGGTCGATCCCGGCACAGAGCCCTCGACCGGCACCGGCGGTGGCACGTCGACCGGCAGCGTCGACTGGGAGCGCGCGGGCGGCGTGCCCGAGGGCGAAGAAGAAGACGTGCTGATGGACGCGTACGCCGTGCACGTGCGTCGCTACATCCGCGAGTATTACATCCGCCGCGCCCAGATGTGCTTCGACCACGAGTCGCGCGTCGACCAGCAGGCGGTGCGGGGCACGGTCGTGATCGGCTTCACGATCCAGGGCTCGGGCGAGGTCATCGGTGCGCGCGTGGAGCGGAACACCACGGGCCGCGACGCGCTCGCCGCGTGCCTGCAGCGTCAGGTCGAGGAGTGGCGCCTGCCGCGTCCGCCCGAGGGCGTCGACGAGCTCCCGATGCAGATGCCCTTCTCGCGCTGATCGGCGTTGTCCGATCCGGCCTGGCCGTTCTGCCCGGATCGGACGTTCGCTTCTCTCTTCTCACTTCCGCGCTTCCCGACGACACTCTCGTTCGAGGAGCAACGCGGATGGCGGGTGAGGAGCTGCTGATCGTCGACTCGGTGGATCGCGATCGCGAGGGGCTCCGTCGCTTCTTCGATCAGAAGGGCTTCGTCTGCACCGCGGCGCGCACCGGGCCCGAGGCCCGCGACTACGTCACGAACAAGTTCTTCCCCGCCGCGCTGATCGATCTCGACGTCGACACGCCGAGCGCCGGCCTCGAGCTCGTGCGCTTCGTGCGCGAGCGCTCGCGACAGACGGCGGTGATCCTGCTGACGAGCCGTCGCTCGTTCGAGGGCGCGGTCGCCGCGATGCGCCTCGGCGTGCAGGACGTGATCGTGAAGGCGCCCGATCAGGTCGAGCACATGCGCGCCGCGGTCGAGACCGGGGTCGCGCGGTACAAGGCGCGCGACGAGGGCGGCGAGCTGCACCGCGACGTGCGCACGGTGCTGAACGACTCGTTCAAGGTGATCCTCGAGCTCGCGCGCCGCACGTACGCCGACGTGTCGATGGCCGCGCCGCCGATGCGCCCGAAGGTCCTCTTCGTCGACGGAGACGGAGACTTCCTCAACGCGCTCGCCCCGCTCGTGACGAAGGAGAGCTGGGAGATCCTCGCCGACAACAGCGGCGGTGCCGCGCTCGATCGCGGCTCGCGCGAGCGCATCGACATCATCGTCGCGAACGCGGAGCTCCCGGATCTGCGCGGCTCGATGGTGATCAAGACGCTCCAGGCCGAGCGCAGCGAGCTGCTCGGTCTGCTCTATCACCGCATGGGCGCGGAGGGTCACATCGATCGCATCGAGCGCGGTCAGGTCGACGGAGTGATCCGCCCCTTCGACAAGCCCGAGCAGCTGGTGAACGCGGTGAAGAAGCTGACCGGCGAGCTCGCGACGAAGGCGCAGGAGCGCCGGCTCATCCAGGCGTTCCGCGCCGAGCACACCGACTACCTGCGCCGCTTCGCGAAGGTGAAGGCGCAGATCGACAACCTCATCGAGGACTGAGCGGTAGTTGCTCCGCCCGCCTTCCCGTCGAACACTGTCTGCCGTGATCTCCGATCACACGTCCGGCGCGCTCATGTCGATGCCCCGCATCTGCGGGGCGCACGCGCCGACGACTGCCTGATCCGTTCCACTCGCATCACGCACGACCGGCCGCGCCCTTCGCGAGGCGCGCCGTCGTGGTGAGCGTGACGACGTGATCTCGGAAGAACGCGGGCCGGCGTGAGGAGCACGCCGCCATGACGATCCCGTTCTACGTCTCGACCGCCATCCCCTACGTCAACGCCGAGCCGCACCTCGGCTTCGCCTACGAGGCCGTCCTCGCCGACGTCGTCGCGCGACACGCGCGCGCTCGCGGGCACGACGTGCGCTTCGTGACCGGCTCCGACGAGCACAGCCTCAAGAACGTGCTCGCCGCCGAGCGCGCCGGCGTCTCGGTCGCCGAGCTCGTGCGCACCAACGCCGCGCGCTTCGCCGCGCTCCGCGACACGCTCGATCTCTCCACCGACGTGTTCGTGCGCACCAGCGAGCCGCGTCATCGCGCTGCGGTCGAGCGTCTCTGGCGCGCCCTCGCCGAGCGCGGTGAGCTCTATCGCGCGCCCTATCGTGGGCTCTATTGCGCAGGCTGCGAGCGCTTCGTCGACGAGGGCGAAGAGCGATGCGACGAGCACCCGCACGCCGCGCTCGAGCGCATCGAGGAGGACAACTGGTTCCTCCGCCTCTCCGCGCACGGCGAGACCATCGCCCGCGCGATCGACGAAGGACGGCTGCGCATCGAGCCCGAGGCCCATCGACGCGAAGTGCTCGCGCTCCTGCGCGCCGGCCTGCGCGACGTGAGCGTGTCGCGCTCGGTGCGTCGCGCGCGCGGCTGGGCGATCCCGGTGCCCGGTGACGACACGCAGGTGATCTGGGTGTGGCTCGACGCGCTCGCGAGCTACGCGTCGGCGATCGGGTACGGCGACGACGACGACGCGTTCCGCACGTCGTGGCGCGACGCGCGCGAGCGCGTGCACGTGCTCGGCAAGGGCATCCTGCGCTTCCACGCCGCGCTCTGGCCGGCGCTGCTCTCGGCCGCGCGCGAGCCCTGGCCCACGCGGCTCTTCGTGCACGGCTACGTGACGGTCGAAGGCGCGAAGATCGCGAAGTCGGGCGCGGCTGCGATCTCGCCGTTCGAGCTCGTCGCGCGCCACGGGACCGACGCGGTGCGCTGGTTCCTGCTGCGCCATCTCCCCGTCGATCGTGACGGCGACTTCTCGCTCGATCGTTTCGTCGCGGTGCACGACGCGGAGCTCGCGAACCAGCTCGGCAACCTCGTCGCGCGCACCGTCACGCTGATCGAGCGCGCGGGCGGGCACGTCCCGAGCGCGCACGCCGCGCACGAGGGCGAGCTCGAGCACGCGCTGCGCGCCGAGGTCGATGCGCTCGCGACCGGTGTCGACGAGGCGCTCGATCGCTTCGCGCCGCACGACGCGGCGAGCGCGATCTCGCGGGTCGTGCTCGCGGCGAACACCTACGCCGATCGCCGCGCGCCGTGGTCGCTCGCCCGCGATCCCGCGGCGCGCGCCGCGCTCGAGACCACGCTGTTCCATCTCGCCGACGCGCTGCGCGTCGTCGCGATCGTGCTCGCGCCGCTGCTGCCCACGACCGCTCGCGCGATCGCCCACCAGCTCGGCGCCGACGACCTCGACGCGCTCGACGCGCCGGGGCTGCGCGTGCGTCGAGGCGCGCCGATCTTCCCGCGCATCGCGCGCTGACGCGCGACACCTCGCGTGCACGAGGTGTCGACGCCCCCGTGGTACGCGTGGTATGCGGGCCCGCTGAGGGAGCACATGGTCGATCGGAAGCACATCGACGAGGACAACCTGAAGGTCGAGGGCGACCTCGACGCGCCGCGCGACAGCCTGGTGCCGGTCGCGGGCGGTGTGACCGTCGTCGTCACGCAGGCGTTCGGGCCCGACGGCGAGAGCCTGGTCGGCGTCGGCGACGTCGAGTTCGACGGCCACCCCGCGGTCACGCTCAAGGTGCGCACCGATGGCCGCGAGGGGCTCGTGCATCTCTCGCCGATCCACGGAGATCGCCGCAAGATCGGCATGACCGATCTGCCGCTCGGCGCGCGCCTCGAGCTCTTCTCACCGGTCACCGGCAAGAAGCTCGATCGCCTGGGCCCCGTCGACGACGGGAGCGGCGCCGACTACTACGCGATCTATCTGACGCCGCGCCTCAGCCAGGGTGCGTGCGTGATGGTCACCGACGTCTGGGGCCACTACCACTCGCGCATCGTCGACGACAACGCGCTCCTCTCGTACTGGGCGCGCAACCATCCCGACGAATGAGCGGCATGCAGCGCGCGCATGATGCGGCCCGGCATCATGCGTCGCGCGCATGACGTGCTCAGCCGAAGTACACGCAGCAGCCGGTGACGCAGTAGTAGGTCGCGGGGCACCCCGGCTCGCCCGGGAGCCCGCACGCCTGCACGCCCGGCGCGCAGCGCTGCACCGGCGCGCCGCCGTCCTCGCCTTCGGTGCAGCTCGAGGGCAGGCGCGTCCGTCCGACGCACAGCTCGCACGTGTCGCACTCGTTGAAGCAGTCGAGCACCGGCGTGCACGGACGACAGCGCGTCGGATCGTCGAGCCCCGACGCGTTGCACGACGGCTCGTCGTCCTCGTCGACCGATCCGACGAACACGAACCGATCGCTCCCCACCGGCAGGTTGCAGCACCCGAAGCAGTCGCACCCGTTGGGCGTGAGCGCCCCGCACCGCGCGTTGCACGTCTCGCTCTGGGTCTCGGGGCACCGCGCATCAGCCGGCGGCGGATCGCGCGGCGCGCAGCTGGCGCGCGGATCGGGGCCGAGTGGATCGCAGCGGTGGTCCCACTCGCACCCGTCGTCGCCCGAGCCCTGGTTGGGATCGAAGTAGCAGTCGAGCGAGCACCCCGCGCCGTCGCCGCCCGGGATCGCGACCCCGAGGATCTCCTCGCTGTCGTCGCACGGCCCGATGCACTCGGGGTCCGCGGCATCCGCGCGTCCGTCGTCGTCCTGGTCGATGCAATCGCCGCACGCGTAGGTGCGTGTGCCGCACGCGACGGGCGTGCACTGCGGCTCGATGTCTCCGTCGGGCGCGCGCCGTCCGCCGCCGTCGGTCTCGCCGATCGTCGCCGACACGGTGCAGCCCATCGAGAGCGCGATCGCGAGCGCGACGAGCGCGGCGCTCGATCGCGCATCGGGCTCGCGTCCCCGGCTCGGCGTCCCGGGCATCGGCGCTCGCGCGTTGCACATCTCGTCGCAGCTTAGCCGCCTCGCGCGCTCCGTGCGCCCTCGGTATGACGTCGGCGATGACCAGCATCCGACTGCTCGCGCCGGGCGACGAGGCGCGCGCCGAGGCGTTCCTCGTCGCACACGCCGAGTCCTCGATGTTCCTGCGCGCGAACCTCCGCGCGGCCGGGCTCGTCGACGAGGGCGAGCCGCTCCAGGGCACGTGGGCCGCGGCGTTCGACGCCGATCGCATCGTCGCAATCGCCGCGCACGCGTGGAACGGCATGATCATCGTGCAGGCGCCGGTGGCCCTGCCCGACGTGGTGCACGCCGTCGTCCAGGCGACGCGCGCACGCGGGCGCGAGATCGCGGGCTTCGCGGGCCCTCACGATCAGACGGTCGGTGCGCGCGAGGCGCTCGGTCTCTCGCGACGACCTACGACGCTCGACAGCCCCGAGCGTCTCTACGCGCTCGAGCTCGGCGCGATGCGCGTCCCCGCGTCGCTCACGACCGGCGCCCTGCGCGTGCGCCGCACCCGCGACGACGATCTCGATCGCTGCGCCTCGTGGCGCGAGGACTACTGCGTCGAGCTCCTCGGAAGGACCCGCGATGCCGCGCTCGCACGCAGCGCGCGCGCCGACGTCGAGCTGCTCCATCGGCGCGGCAATGCGTTCGTGATCGAGCACCACGGCGAGCCGGTCGCGTACTCCGCGTTCAACGCGCGGCTGCCCGACATGGCGCAGGTGGGCGGTGTGTGGACGCCGGTCGCGCTGCGCGGTCGCGGGTATGCGCGCGCGGTCGTCGCGGGCTCGCTCCTCGTCGCGCGCGACGAGGGCGCGACGCGCGCCGTGCTCTTCACCGCGGAGATCAACGTCGCCGCGCAGCGCGCGTACGAGGCGCTCGGGTTCGAGGTGCGCGGCGCGTTCGGGCTCGTGCTCTTCGCTTCGTGAACGTGTAGTCCTAGGACTCGCAACGCGTGCGCTCGCGCGACCTCACCGACGAAGCGAACGAAGCCGCCGCGCTCCCGTGGCGCGAGCCGGGGCTGCGCCCGAAGGGCGAGGACGCGCGCCCTTCGCTCTACCGCAGCGCGCTGCTCGACGTCTTCACCCTCTCGCACCCCGCGATGCCCTACCTGATCGGCGTGCCGTTCGCCGCGATCTGCGCGTGGCGCGCGTGGGCGCACGGCGTCGGGGCAGGGTGGGGCGCGCTCCTCTTCGTGCTCGGCTGGGCCGCGTGGTCGCTCGTCGAGTACCTGATGCACCGCTTCCTGTTCCACGCGCGCGTGGAGAGCGAGACGCTGCGCATCGCGACGCTGCTCGCGCACGGGCACCACCACGTGTGGCCCCAAGATCCCCGTCGCATCGCCGCGACACCGGTGCAGCTGGTGTCGATCGCGCTGCTCTTCCAAGGCCTCTTCCGCCTCGCGCTCGGCCCCGACGCGTGGTGGGCCGCGATGGCGGGCGCGACGGTCGGCTACGTCGCGTACGAGCTCGTGCACTGGGTCGCGCACCACGGACGCCCGACGACCCGGGTCATGCGCGCGCTGCACGCGCACCACATGAAGCACCACCACCTCGCGCCAGGCTCGCGCTGGGGCATCGGCACGCCGCTCTGGGACTGGCTCTTCCGGAGCGATCGTTGAACGTCAGAAGATGCCGGCGACGAGGTTCATCGCGAGCGCGAGCACGCTCGTGTTGAAGTAGAACGACACGATCCCGTGCGCCGTCGCGAAGCGGCGCAGTCGCTTGCTCGTGATCACCACGTCCGCGGTCTGCGCGGCCACGCCGATCACGAACGCGAAGTACACGAAGTCGGCGTAGTCGGGCGGCTCGTCGCACTGGAAGTCGAGCCCGCCCGCGATCCGTGCCGGCACGTCG is a window encoding:
- a CDS encoding AgmX/PglI C-terminal domain-containing protein, with product MASMVFCQSCGARNTDDARFCNMCGAQIAAPGEPGGPIGATRATTGATSSGTSTAASAGTSTTMSGSRVSLEAIGVRSGRRTWGILIAAGLALFGLGAGGMFVMMRPGEPPPVAEAPAETDEEPIEIGEPVPAGEELPDDIDFVPGTPRVTKQTGGTTRPRGTTSTGGGSASTGGSASTGGGSTGGGGSTGGGGSTGGSASTGGGGSTGGGASTGGSGSTGGGSSTGGASTGGGASAGGATTPVDPGTEPSTGTGGGTSTGSVDWERAGGVPEGEEEDVLMDAYAVHVRRYIREYYIRRAQMCFDHESRVDQQAVRGTVVIGFTIQGSGEVIGARVERNTTGRDALAACLQRQVEEWRLPRPPEGVDELPMQMPFSR
- a CDS encoding response regulator, with the translated sequence MAGEELLIVDSVDRDREGLRRFFDQKGFVCTAARTGPEARDYVTNKFFPAALIDLDVDTPSAGLELVRFVRERSRQTAVILLTSRRSFEGAVAAMRLGVQDVIVKAPDQVEHMRAAVETGVARYKARDEGGELHRDVRTVLNDSFKVILELARRTYADVSMAAPPMRPKVLFVDGDGDFLNALAPLVTKESWEILADNSGGAALDRGSRERIDIIVANAELPDLRGSMVIKTLQAERSELLGLLYHRMGAEGHIDRIERGQVDGVIRPFDKPEQLVNAVKKLTGELATKAQERRLIQAFRAEHTDYLRRFAKVKAQIDNLIED
- the metG gene encoding methionine--tRNA ligase; translation: MTIPFYVSTAIPYVNAEPHLGFAYEAVLADVVARHARARGHDVRFVTGSDEHSLKNVLAAERAGVSVAELVRTNAARFAALRDTLDLSTDVFVRTSEPRHRAAVERLWRALAERGELYRAPYRGLYCAGCERFVDEGEERCDEHPHAALERIEEDNWFLRLSAHGETIARAIDEGRLRIEPEAHRREVLALLRAGLRDVSVSRSVRRARGWAIPVPGDDTQVIWVWLDALASYASAIGYGDDDDAFRTSWRDARERVHVLGKGILRFHAALWPALLSAAREPWPTRLFVHGYVTVEGAKIAKSGAAAISPFELVARHGTDAVRWFLLRHLPVDRDGDFSLDRFVAVHDAELANQLGNLVARTVTLIERAGGHVPSAHAAHEGELEHALRAEVDALATGVDEALDRFAPHDAASAISRVVLAANTYADRRAPWSLARDPAARAALETTLFHLADALRVVAIVLAPLLPTTARAIAHQLGADDLDALDAPGLRVRRGAPIFPRIAR
- a CDS encoding GNAT family N-acetyltransferase, whose product is MTSIRLLAPGDEARAEAFLVAHAESSMFLRANLRAAGLVDEGEPLQGTWAAAFDADRIVAIAAHAWNGMIIVQAPVALPDVVHAVVQATRARGREIAGFAGPHDQTVGAREALGLSRRPTTLDSPERLYALELGAMRVPASLTTGALRVRRTRDDDLDRCASWREDYCVELLGRTRDAALARSARADVELLHRRGNAFVIEHHGEPVAYSAFNARLPDMAQVGGVWTPVALRGRGYARAVVAGSLLVARDEGATRAVLFTAEINVAAQRAYEALGFEVRGAFGLVLFAS
- a CDS encoding sterol desaturase family protein; protein product: MRSRDLTDEANEAAALPWREPGLRPKGEDARPSLYRSALLDVFTLSHPAMPYLIGVPFAAICAWRAWAHGVGAGWGALLFVLGWAAWSLVEYLMHRFLFHARVESETLRIATLLAHGHHHVWPQDPRRIAATPVQLVSIALLFQGLFRLALGPDAWWAAMAGATVGYVAYELVHWVAHHGRPTTRVMRALHAHHMKHHHLAPGSRWGIGTPLWDWLFRSDR